Genomic window (Xylanivirga thermophila):
GGAGGCCGCCCTGGCTGACAAATCATATGGGCGATGCTTGTCGTCAAGAGTGTGACCGGATACAATGCTAATTTATTTATCAGGATGGCTGTATTTTTCTTTTCCCTACAGTAAATTGACGCAATCAGAGGGGATACAAACATTTTTTTTTTGGAAAAAATGTGTTACAATATTGTTAAACTAATTACATTTTTTTTATTGCCATACTATAGATAACAAAAATGTATAATGTATTGACTTAATCCCTAGGTTTATTATAATATGTATAATATAGCCTTAATTGGGGTTTAATTAGCAAAGGAGAGGTCAATGGAACAGGAAGAGACAATGGATCTAAGGGAGTTTTTTCAAGTCATTGGAAAACATGCTGGTATCATAGCACTTATAACCATAACGGCTGTTTTGGTCACTGCACTATTTAGCTTTTTTATTGTAGATGACATATATGAGACATATACAACTCTTATGGTTAGCAAGGTAAGTGAAGATGGTCAAAAGGTAGACATACAGTACAATGATATACTGCTCAATCAAAAGCTTGTTAATACCTACAGCACCATTGCCAGTAGTAACAAGGTAATAGAGCAGGTAATAAAAAATATGGACATCGATGAAAAGCCTGAGGATCTAAAGGAAAAGATCACAGTGACATCCATAAAGGATACTGAGATTATAAAGATCTCCGTTCAGGATAAGGACAAGCAATTTGCTGCAGATCTTGCAAATGGCGTTGCGCAGGTATTCATGGATGCAGTGGTAGAGACAATGAAGATGGACAATGTACAGGTAATAGACATGGCAAAGGTGCCTGACAAGCCGGTAAAGCCTAGACGTATGCTAAATGTGACAATCGCAGCAGTCCTTGGCATAATGATAGGTTTATTGGTAGCATTTATACTGGAGTACCTCGATAATACCATAAAGACGCCTGAAGATGTGGAAAAATATTTAGGCATCCCAGTACTAGGTACCATACCGGATATAAGCGAATGATGTGAGGTGTATCATGCAAAGATCAGATAAACTAATAATAAATGGAAATCCAAGGTCCCCAGTGGCCGAATCATACAAGACGCTGCGTACAAATCTACAGTATCTATCCTTTGACAACTCACTAAATAGCATAATAGTGACTAGCTGCAGCCCCGGTGAAGGTAAGAGTACAACAGCTGCAAACCTTGCAATATCCATAGCTCAGACGGGAAAAAAGGTGCTTTTAATAGATTGCGACCTTAGAAAGCCTGCAATACATAAAACTTTTAACATAGTAAATATGATGGGGCTTACCAATATACTGTCGGAAGGTATCGATTATAGAGAAATAACCAATGATGTAGGGGAAGAAGATCTTAGGATAATAACAAGTGGTCCTAAACCGCCAAATCCTTCAGAGCTTTTAGGCTCGGACAGGATGGAGTTTTTTTTAGATGCTGCTAAAGCAGAATATGACATGGTAATACTAGATACGCCCCCACTACTGCCGGTTACTGATGCATCTGTATTATCTAG
Coding sequences:
- a CDS encoding YveK family protein, whose product is MEQEETMDLREFFQVIGKHAGIIALITITAVLVTALFSFFIVDDIYETYTTLMVSKVSEDGQKVDIQYNDILLNQKLVNTYSTIASSNKVIEQVIKNMDIDEKPEDLKEKITVTSIKDTEIIKISVQDKDKQFAADLANGVAQVFMDAVVETMKMDNVQVIDMAKVPDKPVKPRRMLNVTIAAVLGIMIGLLVAFILEYLDNTIKTPEDVEKYLGIPVLGTIPDISE
- a CDS encoding CpsD/CapB family tyrosine-protein kinase; its protein translation is MQRSDKLIINGNPRSPVAESYKTLRTNLQYLSFDNSLNSIIVTSCSPGEGKSTTAANLAISIAQTGKKVLLIDCDLRKPAIHKTFNIVNMMGLTNILSEGIDYREITNDVGEEDLRIITSGPKPPNPSELLGSDRMEFFLDAAKAEYDMVILDTPPLLPVTDASVLSRMADGIILVLKYGETTTEAATIAKAQLDKVGARILGAIINGIPTKGNSYYYNNYYYYYYDDNSENRKKHKSKKKGKSSNTVSIRGSESNV